A single Phragmites australis chromosome 4, lpPhrAust1.1, whole genome shotgun sequence DNA region contains:
- the LOC133916712 gene encoding protein RBL-like isoform X3 — MNVPIVDPYQGEFPETIEEYLHHGSMKCISFNRTGTLLAAGCSNGSCVIWDFETRGLAREFRDKDCTAPITSVSWSKYGHRLLASATDKSLTLWDVSTGDKIARITLQQTPLHACLHPGSPTPSICLACPLSSAPLLVDLNTGSTTVLPVSVSENGNPPAPNPRNKFADGTPPFTPTAATFDKHGDLIYVGNSKGEILIIDSKSIEVHAVIFIPGGTVVKDIVFSRDGQYLLTNSNDRVIRVYKNLLPVKGSGEEIGNISNNNNDYERHYDKLKAIGASCLVLSCELSDAITKIQWKAPCFSGNGEWIVGASANKGEHRLQIWDQAGRLVKILEGPKEALIDLAWHPVEPTIATVSVAGLAYIWAKEHVENWSAFAPDFVELEENEEYVEREDEFDLNGYEEQAEEVVIDENADIDVETCKKNAMFSDVEDSVDEIVFLPAVPSPDDPDEQLDKCLGSSSKLEDSNHSGSPSSMDAAQIGQVIPPASSPMEVDNSTAEDPADGTNSKRKRRLSAKGLELQQAEKGKKPTKNKANGKSTNSNGKQMEFANGNSSAVDDEATEDDEVNIDNQCF; from the exons atGAACGTGCCTATAGTCG ATCCATATCAGGGTGAATTTCCCGAGACAATTGAGGAGTACTTGCATCATGGGAGTATGAAATGCATCTCGTTTAACCGTACCGGAACTCTTCTTGCTG CTGGATGCTCAAATGGTAGCTGTGTTATCTGGGACTTTGAAACTAGGGGACTTGCAAGAGAATTTCGTGATAAAGATTGCACTGCACCTATAACAAGCGTCTCCTGGTCCAAGTATGGCCACCGTTTGCTTGCCTCTGCTACTGACAAGTCATTGACACTTTGGGATGTGTCAACTGGGGACAAGATTGCCCGTATAACTCTTCAGCAGACTCCATTGCATGCCTGTCTTCATCCTGGTTCTCCCACCCCATCTATTTGTTTGGCATGTCCTCTGTCTTCTGCACCtcttcttgttgatttgaaCACTGGAAGTACCACAGTTCTCCCTGTTTCTGTATCTGAGAATGGTAACCCCCCTGCACCTAATCCTCGTAATAAATTCGCGGATGGTACCCCACCTTTTACACCAACAGCTGCAACATTCGATAAGCACGGGGATCTGATATATGTGGGCAACTCCAAGGGAGAAATTTTAATCATAGATTCAAAAAGCATCGAGGTACATGCAGTAATTTTCATCCCTGGTGGAACTGTAGTTAAGGATATTGTTTTCAGCAGGGATGGCCAATATCTGCTGACAAATTCTAATGATCGGGTCATTAGAGTCTACAAGAATCTTCTGCCTGTTAAAGGTTCTGGAGAGGAGATTGGAAACATAAGCAACAACAATAATGACTATGAAAGGCACTATGATAAGCTAAAAGCAATTGGTGCAAGCTGCCTAGTTCTTTCTTGTGAACTTTCAGATGCCATCACAAAGATACAGTGGAAGGCGCCATGTTTCAGTGGTAATGGTGAGTGGATTGTTGGTGCTTCTGCAAACAAAGGAGAGCACAGGTTGCAAATATGGGACCAAGCAGGGCGCCTTGTAAAGATACTTGAAGGTCCAAAGGAAGCTCTCATAGATCTTGCTTGGCATCCTGTTGAACCTACAATTGCTACAGTTTCTGTAGCAGGCCTTGCATACATTTGGGCCAAGGAGCATGTAGAGAATTGGAGTGCGTTTGCTCCCGACTTTGTGGAGTTAGAAGAAAATGAAGAGTATGTTGAACGAGAGGATGAGTTTGACCTGAATGGATATGAAGAACAG GCTGAGGAAGTAGTGATAGATGAGAATGCTGATATTGATGTTGAGACGTGTAAGAAGAATGCAATGTTCAGTGATGTGGAGGATTCTGTGGATGAGATTGTCTTCTTGCCAGCAGTTCCTTCCCCAGATGATCCTGATGAGCAGCTGGACAAATGCCTTGGAAGCTCATCAAAGTTGGAGGACAGCAACCATTCTGGTTCTCCATCCTCAATGGATGCTGCACAGATTGGTCAGGTCATTCCTCCAGCATCAAGCCCAATGGAAG TGGATAACTCTACTGCTGAAGACCCAGCGGACGGGACAAACTCAAAGCGGAAGCGGCGGCTGTCAGCAAAGGGGCTTGAGTTGCAGCAGGCTGAGAAGGGCAAAAAACCAACTAAGAATAAGGCCAACGGCAAGTCCACGAATTCCAATGGCAAGCAGATGGAATTTGCCAATGGAAACAGCTCTGCTGTCGATGATGAAGCAACTGAGGATGATGAGGTTAACATTGATAACCAGTGTTTCTGA
- the LOC133916712 gene encoding protein RBL-like isoform X2 — translation MIRANLWGIWLDPYQGEFPETIEEYLHHGSMKCISFNRTGTLLAAGCSNGSCVIWDFETRGLAREFRDKDCTAPITSVSWSKYGHRLLASATDKSLTLWDVSTGDKIARITLQQTPLHACLHPGSPTPSICLACPLSSAPLLVDLNTGSTTVLPVSVSENGNPPAPNPRNKFADGTPPFTPTAATFDKHGDLIYVGNSKGEILIIDSKSIEVHAVIFIPGGTVVKDIVFSRDGQYLLTNSNDRVIRVYKNLLPVKGSGEEIGNISNNNNDYERHYDKLKAIGASCLVLSCELSDAITKIQWKAPCFSGNGEWIVGASANKGEHRLQIWDQAGRLVKILEGPKEALIDLAWHPVEPTIATVSVAGLAYIWAKEHVENWSAFAPDFVELEENEEYVEREDEFDLNGYEEQAEEVVIDENADIDVETCKKNAMFSDVEDSVDEIVFLPAVPSPDDPDEQLDKCLGSSSKLEDSNHSGSPSSMDAAQIGQVIPPASSPMEVDNSTAEDPADGTNSKRKRRLSAKGLELQQAEKGKKPTKNKANGKSTNSNGKQMEFANGNSSAVDDEATEDDEVNIDNQCF, via the exons ATGATTCGGGCGAATCTTTGGGGAATCTGGTTGG ATCCATATCAGGGTGAATTTCCCGAGACAATTGAGGAGTACTTGCATCATGGGAGTATGAAATGCATCTCGTTTAACCGTACCGGAACTCTTCTTGCTG CTGGATGCTCAAATGGTAGCTGTGTTATCTGGGACTTTGAAACTAGGGGACTTGCAAGAGAATTTCGTGATAAAGATTGCACTGCACCTATAACAAGCGTCTCCTGGTCCAAGTATGGCCACCGTTTGCTTGCCTCTGCTACTGACAAGTCATTGACACTTTGGGATGTGTCAACTGGGGACAAGATTGCCCGTATAACTCTTCAGCAGACTCCATTGCATGCCTGTCTTCATCCTGGTTCTCCCACCCCATCTATTTGTTTGGCATGTCCTCTGTCTTCTGCACCtcttcttgttgatttgaaCACTGGAAGTACCACAGTTCTCCCTGTTTCTGTATCTGAGAATGGTAACCCCCCTGCACCTAATCCTCGTAATAAATTCGCGGATGGTACCCCACCTTTTACACCAACAGCTGCAACATTCGATAAGCACGGGGATCTGATATATGTGGGCAACTCCAAGGGAGAAATTTTAATCATAGATTCAAAAAGCATCGAGGTACATGCAGTAATTTTCATCCCTGGTGGAACTGTAGTTAAGGATATTGTTTTCAGCAGGGATGGCCAATATCTGCTGACAAATTCTAATGATCGGGTCATTAGAGTCTACAAGAATCTTCTGCCTGTTAAAGGTTCTGGAGAGGAGATTGGAAACATAAGCAACAACAATAATGACTATGAAAGGCACTATGATAAGCTAAAAGCAATTGGTGCAAGCTGCCTAGTTCTTTCTTGTGAACTTTCAGATGCCATCACAAAGATACAGTGGAAGGCGCCATGTTTCAGTGGTAATGGTGAGTGGATTGTTGGTGCTTCTGCAAACAAAGGAGAGCACAGGTTGCAAATATGGGACCAAGCAGGGCGCCTTGTAAAGATACTTGAAGGTCCAAAGGAAGCTCTCATAGATCTTGCTTGGCATCCTGTTGAACCTACAATTGCTACAGTTTCTGTAGCAGGCCTTGCATACATTTGGGCCAAGGAGCATGTAGAGAATTGGAGTGCGTTTGCTCCCGACTTTGTGGAGTTAGAAGAAAATGAAGAGTATGTTGAACGAGAGGATGAGTTTGACCTGAATGGATATGAAGAACAG GCTGAGGAAGTAGTGATAGATGAGAATGCTGATATTGATGTTGAGACGTGTAAGAAGAATGCAATGTTCAGTGATGTGGAGGATTCTGTGGATGAGATTGTCTTCTTGCCAGCAGTTCCTTCCCCAGATGATCCTGATGAGCAGCTGGACAAATGCCTTGGAAGCTCATCAAAGTTGGAGGACAGCAACCATTCTGGTTCTCCATCCTCAATGGATGCTGCACAGATTGGTCAGGTCATTCCTCCAGCATCAAGCCCAATGGAAG TGGATAACTCTACTGCTGAAGACCCAGCGGACGGGACAAACTCAAAGCGGAAGCGGCGGCTGTCAGCAAAGGGGCTTGAGTTGCAGCAGGCTGAGAAGGGCAAAAAACCAACTAAGAATAAGGCCAACGGCAAGTCCACGAATTCCAATGGCAAGCAGATGGAATTTGCCAATGGAAACAGCTCTGCTGTCGATGATGAAGCAACTGAGGATGATGAGGTTAACATTGATAACCAGTGTTTCTGA
- the LOC133916712 gene encoding protein RBL-like isoform X1: MPAICEILVDSLCLDFYVENKYEKISPIYFSVLFCVGVDPYQGEFPETIEEYLHHGSMKCISFNRTGTLLAAGCSNGSCVIWDFETRGLAREFRDKDCTAPITSVSWSKYGHRLLASATDKSLTLWDVSTGDKIARITLQQTPLHACLHPGSPTPSICLACPLSSAPLLVDLNTGSTTVLPVSVSENGNPPAPNPRNKFADGTPPFTPTAATFDKHGDLIYVGNSKGEILIIDSKSIEVHAVIFIPGGTVVKDIVFSRDGQYLLTNSNDRVIRVYKNLLPVKGSGEEIGNISNNNNDYERHYDKLKAIGASCLVLSCELSDAITKIQWKAPCFSGNGEWIVGASANKGEHRLQIWDQAGRLVKILEGPKEALIDLAWHPVEPTIATVSVAGLAYIWAKEHVENWSAFAPDFVELEENEEYVEREDEFDLNGYEEQAEEVVIDENADIDVETCKKNAMFSDVEDSVDEIVFLPAVPSPDDPDEQLDKCLGSSSKLEDSNHSGSPSSMDAAQIGQVIPPASSPMEVDNSTAEDPADGTNSKRKRRLSAKGLELQQAEKGKKPTKNKANGKSTNSNGKQMEFANGNSSAVDDEATEDDEVNIDNQCF; the protein is encoded by the exons ATGCCTGCTATTTGCGAAATACTTGTGGATAGTTTGTGTTTAGATTTCTATGTTgagaataaatatgaaaaaatatcTCCAATATATTTTAGTGTTCTGTTCTGTGTTGGTGTAGATCCATATCAGGGTGAATTTCCCGAGACAATTGAGGAGTACTTGCATCATGGGAGTATGAAATGCATCTCGTTTAACCGTACCGGAACTCTTCTTGCTG CTGGATGCTCAAATGGTAGCTGTGTTATCTGGGACTTTGAAACTAGGGGACTTGCAAGAGAATTTCGTGATAAAGATTGCACTGCACCTATAACAAGCGTCTCCTGGTCCAAGTATGGCCACCGTTTGCTTGCCTCTGCTACTGACAAGTCATTGACACTTTGGGATGTGTCAACTGGGGACAAGATTGCCCGTATAACTCTTCAGCAGACTCCATTGCATGCCTGTCTTCATCCTGGTTCTCCCACCCCATCTATTTGTTTGGCATGTCCTCTGTCTTCTGCACCtcttcttgttgatttgaaCACTGGAAGTACCACAGTTCTCCCTGTTTCTGTATCTGAGAATGGTAACCCCCCTGCACCTAATCCTCGTAATAAATTCGCGGATGGTACCCCACCTTTTACACCAACAGCTGCAACATTCGATAAGCACGGGGATCTGATATATGTGGGCAACTCCAAGGGAGAAATTTTAATCATAGATTCAAAAAGCATCGAGGTACATGCAGTAATTTTCATCCCTGGTGGAACTGTAGTTAAGGATATTGTTTTCAGCAGGGATGGCCAATATCTGCTGACAAATTCTAATGATCGGGTCATTAGAGTCTACAAGAATCTTCTGCCTGTTAAAGGTTCTGGAGAGGAGATTGGAAACATAAGCAACAACAATAATGACTATGAAAGGCACTATGATAAGCTAAAAGCAATTGGTGCAAGCTGCCTAGTTCTTTCTTGTGAACTTTCAGATGCCATCACAAAGATACAGTGGAAGGCGCCATGTTTCAGTGGTAATGGTGAGTGGATTGTTGGTGCTTCTGCAAACAAAGGAGAGCACAGGTTGCAAATATGGGACCAAGCAGGGCGCCTTGTAAAGATACTTGAAGGTCCAAAGGAAGCTCTCATAGATCTTGCTTGGCATCCTGTTGAACCTACAATTGCTACAGTTTCTGTAGCAGGCCTTGCATACATTTGGGCCAAGGAGCATGTAGAGAATTGGAGTGCGTTTGCTCCCGACTTTGTGGAGTTAGAAGAAAATGAAGAGTATGTTGAACGAGAGGATGAGTTTGACCTGAATGGATATGAAGAACAG GCTGAGGAAGTAGTGATAGATGAGAATGCTGATATTGATGTTGAGACGTGTAAGAAGAATGCAATGTTCAGTGATGTGGAGGATTCTGTGGATGAGATTGTCTTCTTGCCAGCAGTTCCTTCCCCAGATGATCCTGATGAGCAGCTGGACAAATGCCTTGGAAGCTCATCAAAGTTGGAGGACAGCAACCATTCTGGTTCTCCATCCTCAATGGATGCTGCACAGATTGGTCAGGTCATTCCTCCAGCATCAAGCCCAATGGAAG TGGATAACTCTACTGCTGAAGACCCAGCGGACGGGACAAACTCAAAGCGGAAGCGGCGGCTGTCAGCAAAGGGGCTTGAGTTGCAGCAGGCTGAGAAGGGCAAAAAACCAACTAAGAATAAGGCCAACGGCAAGTCCACGAATTCCAATGGCAAGCAGATGGAATTTGCCAATGGAAACAGCTCTGCTGTCGATGATGAAGCAACTGAGGATGATGAGGTTAACATTGATAACCAGTGTTTCTGA
- the LOC133916713 gene encoding metal transporter Nramp2-like: protein MTHCRDALTSHPPLAHARIYPSPMASRDLAESLLPGGGVGGGASASHDEYEERAYDSDDKVSISISDSDADDPSGSGGDGARPPFSWRKLWRFTGPGFLMCIAFLDPGNLEGDLQAGAAAGYQLLWLLLWATVMGALMQLLSARLGVATGKHLAELCREEYPPWATRALWAMTELALVGADIQEVIGSAIAIKILSGGTVPLWGGVVITAFDCFIFLFLENYGVRKLEAFFAVLIATMALSFAVMFGETKPSGKELLIGLVVPKLSSKTIKQAVGIVGCIIMPHNVFLHSALVQSRKIDSKKKSRVQEAVYYYNIESIIALIVSFFINICVTTVFAKGFYGSEQADNIGLENAGQYLQEKYGTAFFPILYIWAIGLLASGQSSTVTGTYAGQFVMGGFLNLRLKKWLRAMITRSFAIIPTMIVALFFDTEDPTMDVLNESLNVLQSIQIPFALIPLITLVSKEQVMGSFVVGPITKAISWIVTIFLMLINGYLILSFYVTDVRGVLLRSSLCVLLAVYLGFIVYLVVRNTSLYSRLCSSMSKNS from the exons ATGACTCACTGCAGAGATGCTCTAACTTCCCATCCCCCACTCGCCCACGCACGCATCTATCCATCACCCATGGCGTCCCGCGACCTCGCCGAGAGCCTCCTCCCCGGCGGTggggtcggcggcggcgcctccgcCTCGCACGACGAGTACGAGGAGCGTGCGTACGATTCCGACGACAAggtctccatctccatctcggACTCCGATGCCGATGACCCCTCCGGCTCCGGGGGCGACGGCGCGCGCCCGCCCTTCTCGTGGCGGAAGCTCTGGCGTTTCACGGGACCCGGGTTTCTCATGTGCATCGCGTTTCTTGACCCGGGCAACCTGGAAGGCGACCTGCAGGCGGGCGCGGCCGCGGGGTACCAGCTGCTGTGGCTGCTGCTGTGGGCGACGGTCATGGGCGCCCTGATGCAGCTGCTGTCCGCGCGGCTCGGCGTGGCCACGGGGAAGCACCTTGCCGAGCTCTGCCGTGAGGAGTACCCGCCCTGGGCCACGCGCGCGCTCTGGGCCATGACCGAGCTCGCCCTCGTCGGCGCCGACATACAGGAGGTGATTGGCAGCGCGATTGCCATCAAGATCCTCTCTGGAGGCACCGTGCCGCTTTGGGGCGGCGTCGTCATCACAGCCTTCGATTG CTTCATCTTCCTTTTCCTGGAGAATTATGGTGTGAGAAAATTGGAAGCATTTTTTGCTGTATTGATTGCAACCATGGCTCTGTCATTCGCTGTTATGTTTGGTGAAACAAAGCCTAGTGGAAAGGAACTTCTGATTG GTTTGGTGGTTCCGAAATTGAGTTCAAAGACCATTAAGCAGGCGGTAGGAATTGTGGGCTGCATCATCATGCCCCACAATGTTTTCTTGCATTCAGCACTAGTGCAGTCCAGGAAGATCGACTCAAAAAAGAAATCCCGTGTTCAAGAAGCAGTGTACTACTACAACATTGAGTCGATTATTGCACTCATTGTGTCCTTCTTTATTAACATCTGCGTCACAACGGTTTTCGCGAAAGGATTTTATGGGTCTGAACAAGCTGACAATATAGGTCTTGAGAATGCTGGACAGTACTTACAGGAAAAATACGGAACTGCATTCTTCCCCATCCTCTATATCTGGGCTATTGGTTTGTTAGCATCTGGACAGAGTAGCACAGTTACTGGCACATACGCGGGCCAATTTGTTATGGGAGGTTTCCTTAACCTTCGATTGAAGAAGTGGCTACGAGCAATGATTACTCGAAGTTTTGCCATTATTCCAACTATGATTGTGGCTTTATTTTTCGATACTGAAGATCCTACAATGGATGTTCTGAATGAGTCACTCAACGTTCTTCAATCCATACAGATTCCGTTTGCACTAATTCCTCTCATCACCCTTGTTTCAAAGGAACAAGTCATGGGATCATTTGTAGTTGGTCCCATCACCAAA GCGATCAGCTGGATTGTTACGATATTTCTGATGCTTATCAATGGGTATCTTATACTGTCCTTCTATGTTACTGATGTCCGGGGTGTATTGCTTCGCTCAAGCTTGTGTGTTCTGCTGGCTGTTTACCTTGGGTTCATCGTCTATCTTGTTGTGCGAAATACTTCACTGTATTCTCGCCTTTGCTCATCAATGTCAAAGAACTCATGA